A stretch of DNA from Candidatus Bathyarchaeota archaeon:
GGAACAGTAAAACCAAAACAAATCCTTGTTAAAGAAGACGGAAAAAATATAGGAGAAATTTCACAAATTCAGGATAAAGGCAAAGCTGCCTCTGAAGCAAAGGTTGGTTCTCAGGTTGCAGTTTCGTTAAATAAAACGATTGTTGGTCGCCATATTCATGAAGGTGAAATTTTCTTTGTGCGTTTACCTGAAAAGCATGCTAAAATGTTGCGGACCAAGTTTGAAGACCGATTGTCTCCTGATGAACTTGAAGCTTTGGTAGAATATACGGAACTTATGCGCCGTGAATCGCCCTTTTGGGGTGTTTGATTTCTTGCTTGTTAATTTTGTAAAGTGATTTTAAATACACATGTTTTATTAAGTCTTAAGAAGCCCTATTTTTTTAGGCAATACTTGAAAAACCAAAACCAATCAATTAGCTAGGGCTAACAAGAATCGATTAAATGTGAGATCGGATGAAAACGGATTCAAAATTCACTCCTAGACGAAAAGCCTCAGTTTTCCGTGAGGTGTACCCAATAAATGAGCCCTACGTCTATGCAGCTATAGTTACCGAATCAAACAATCAAAAATTGAAATATGAACTGATTGAGCCCACCTTGCTCAAAGAAGAGGAAGAGTTACTAAAAGAAATCAAAACAATACTCATTGAAGAAATCGACATTAACCTCAAAGAAATCGAGACTAGAAAAAAAGCAGAAGATTATCTGAAATCCAAAATTCCTGAAATAATCAAGGATTATCGAATAAAAATCGTAGAGGGTTCCATCGACAAACTCGCTTATTACATAATACGGGATTTTTTGGGTTATGGAAAAATTGATGCCCTGATGAAAGACCCTCTTATAGAAGACATTTCAGCAGACGGAGTTGGCATACCTCTCTATGTTTGGCACCGTGACTATGAATCCCTTTCAACAAATGTTAGTTTCAAAGATAGTTTAGAACTTAATTCCTTTATTGTAAGGCTGGCGTATCTTTCAAAAAAGAATATCTCTTTAGCAACACCAATTCTTGATGCGTCGTTGCCTGATGGTAGTCGAATTCAAATGACCTACGGAAACGAAATCACGCGACGAGGTTCAACATTTACGATCCGCCGTTTCCGATTGGACCCCTTGACAATTACAGATTTAATTGCCCTTGGTACAATTTCAGCAGAAATGGGGGCATATTTTTGGTTTGCAATTGAAAACAGAGCATCTTTTCTGGTAGCTGGAGGCGTTGCTTCCGGAAAAACTACGATTCTTAACTGTTTTTCAATGTTCATCAAACCTGGACTGAAATTAGTAAGCGTAGAGGACACTGCTGAATTGAATTTACCCCATGAAAACTGGATTCCTTCTGTTGCTCGAACAGGTTTTGGTCACGCGAATGAAGCCGCTGGAGACGTTACTTTGTTTGATTTGTTGAAGGCAGCAGTAAGGCAACGACCAGACTACCTGATTGTTGGTGAAGTTCGAGGTCAAGAAGCGTATACTCTTTTCCAAGCAATGGCGACTGGTCACTTGGGTATGGGAACAATTCATGGCGAGTCTGCAACTTCTGTTATTCACCGTTTGGAATCAGAGCCAATGAACATTCCACGACCTCTTTTAACCATGATAAATGCGATACCTGTTCAGCTGCGAACAGAAGTTAAAGGTAAACCAGTTCGAAGAACCCGTTCAGTAACGGAAATTATTGGTTTAGACCCTAAAACAAAAGAATTGCTAACTCACGAAGTCTACCGATGGGATGCCAGATTTGACCGGTTCGTCTATTCGGGTCATAGTTATCTATTGGACGAAAAAATGAAACAGAAGGGTCTTAATGAAAAAGAACTTCAAGATGAACTTTTTCACCGAAAAACCGTTCTGGACTGGATGGTGAACCAAGGTATCCGCAATTACACAGACGTAGTTTCAGTTATCCAAGACTATTACGCTGATCCTATACGGGTTTTCCGCAGAGCTAGGATGGAAAAATCGTGAGTGCACAAAAACTAAGAAAGTGGCTCAAACGAGCTTACTTGCGCATTAATAGTGCTTTCAGGGGAAAAAAGTCTGGGGACAACAGTAAAGTTTCCAAGTTATCTGATGGTGTTCATCTTGGGAAATCTAAGCCATATGTTTTTGCTTATCAGCTAATTGGAGAAAAAGTGAAAAAGGCTCTTCCGTTATTTGCTGATCTTGACTCTAGTTTAAAAAAGTCAGGAATGAAAACAAACTTCAAGGCATACGTTAGCACCGTAATTTTAGTTAGTTTGTTGGTTTTTACTTCAATAATTCTGGTTGTTCCCACTGTTTTGTTTTTTGTAGTTAAACTCTCTATGTTTTTGTCAATTTTGTTTGGAGTTGGCTTGAGCCTTCTTGGCGGGGCATTAACAACAGTCATTTTTTACACGTATCCTAGTTACCGCGCAGACAGTCTAAAACGAGACCTAGAAGACGACCTTGCATTCACAGCAGGTTACATGTCAATCTTGGCAGGAGCAGGTGTGCCTGCCGATTCTATTTGGCATTCTTTGGCGCAAGTTGATAATTCGTTATCTGTTTCTAACACGGCAAAAAATGTTGTTCGGGATGTAGAACTTCTAGGATTTGACATTATTTCATCCTTAGAAAATACTTCCACACGGACACCGTCAGAAAAATTCAAAGAACTAATTGAAGGATTCATTTCTGTAGTTCACTCTGGGGGAAGTTTAGTAAAATATCTCCGAAATCGCTCAGAACAGTACATGAAACTAAAACAAATTTCACTGAAACGTTTCTCGGATAACCTTGCAGTCTTGGCAGAATTTTATGTTACCTTGATGGTTGCAGGCTCCCTCATCTTTGTAGTTATGTTGTCGGTTATGGCAATGTTAGGTGGGGGCATTCTTGGTTCATTAGATTCACGACTTGTCTTGCAGCTTCTTACCTATATTGGATTACCAATTGGTTCTGTGGTATTTTTAGTAATAATAGATATGGTTTCACCGAAGCGATAGATATGCCAAAAATCGAAAATCATGAAAAGAAAATTGCGTGGATCGTCTCCGGCACCTTAGGGGTTATTGTGTGTGCCGTAGCAGTGCTTTTGCTTTGGGATACACCTCTTTTCGATGAATATTTGCTTTTGGCAGTAGTGATTACAGTTTTTCCCGCTTCGGTTCTTGATTATGTTGATCACCGATGGAAAAGGTCTATAGATAAACATCTTCCCGACCTGTTTCGGAGCATAGTACAAGCACAAAAATCTGGAATGACCTTGCCCCAAGCAGTAGAAGATACTTCTAAAAGAAACTACGGTGCAATGAGTAAAGAACTAGAAAAAATGGTTACCCAAATGAGCTGGGGAGTTTCGTTTGAAGACGCTTTGAAGTCGTTAGGTAAACGTGTTGATACTGCTCTTATGCGTCAAACAATTCCGTTGATTATTGAATCACAAAATTCAGGTGGACAAGTTGAAAAAATTTTTGAACCATTAGAAAGTTTTGTGCAAACAACTTTAACCTTTGATGAAGAACGCAAAACCCAAACTAGACCCTATCTTGCAATTATTTATGTTGCTTTCTTTGTTTTCTTGTTCACAATTATTATACTTCTAAAATCGTTCTTTGTTGACATAGCTGATTTTAAACTCAGCCAGTTCGAAATGATGCCTGCAAACGAAGCAAAACGTATCTTCTTTCATATGAGTTCAATTCAAGCCTTCTTTGGCGGTTTAGTCGCAGGAAAAATGGGGGAAGGAACAGTTGGCGGTGGTCTAAAACATAGCGTCATTTTGCTAGTCTTTGGATATTTGGCATTCAAATTGGTAGTGTAGGAGAGAACATAAGTGCGAAAAGTGTTGCGAAACAAAAAAGGGGTAAGCCCCGTGCTGAGCAGTCTTTTATTGACTGTAATTGCAGTGGCGGGTATGTCCATCGCTGTTAGCGCAACATATATCATCACTGATGGTCTGCACAACAACATGAGTGAAAGAGTCATTGTTGAAGATGTTTGGTTTAATTCAGACCAAATTTCTGTTTATGTTCGTAACATTGGACGGATTAAAATTGATGTTGATGCCGTTTACGTTAACCAGATACGCCAAGATTTTTCACCTTTGGACTTGGAAGAGGGCAAACATGGTTGGTTACATGTTAGTTACAGTTGGAGTCCAGAAACTGAATATGAAATTAAAGTTGTAACCGGGAGAGGAACACAAGTTGCGGATTACTATGTTTCGTCGCCTTAGAAACGACCGCCGGGGCGTAAGCAACATCATAGTTGTTGCCCTCAGCCTAGTGATTATGTTGGCCATAGTTTCTGACATTGTCTTATGGGACTACGAAATGACCCAAGCTGACTGGGAAAAAATGAAAGAAAACGTAGCCATAGTTAACACTAAATCTTCTACAACCGCTTTATGGCTTACCGCACAAAGCGAATACACAGTTAATACCGGAACCAAAACAAGTGGAACGTACACTGCTACAGCATCCATTGATGGTAGCTTTGCAAGCTTCACTGAAGGTTTGGATACAAACAATGTAACTCTTATCAATAACGAATCTTTTGAAGCTGAATGGCCACCAGCTGGTTGGAGTGCAACTGGTAACTGGAACAAAAAAAATGAATACCAACATGATGGAACATATTCTGCACAATTTGATGGCTTCTCAAGTGGTGGAGGACAGTCAGGATATCTGTATTCACCTATCTTGAATTGTTCAGATGCTGAAATAATATATGTAGAGTTCTGGTGGTATGACCATCGTCTTGACAATGATGATTTTATTCTTCAGTATTATGACGGAAGCACATGGGATACTATCCAAGACCTTAATCTGTTAGAATCTGCAAATGGTTGGCACCATTACAGCCAAACAGTTACAGACAGTCAATATTTTGTTTCAAACTTCCAGATTCGGTGGTGGGCTAAAACTGTTGGGACTAACGAAATAGCATGTGTTGATGAAGTAACAATAAAAAAAAGATCAACTACTGCTACATACGCCTTTGATATTACTGGAGACTTTTTTGTCGACTTGTCCGATTATCAAATGAACCACATTCAAACAATTGAGTTACAATTGATTTACCGGGCTAGTGATGCGGGAGAAAAATGGTACCTTCAAGCCTATAACTGGTCATCATCCACCTACAGTAACAATGGATTCAACGTTACTGCTGGTCACGCCCCAACAACCGGATGGGATTACTACACCGTGAATTTCACTGATGTTTGGCAAGATTATGTTGATGTTGATGGCACAATTAATGTCAAGCTTTTAGATGAAGGTGGTGACATCGACCAGACAAGTATTGACATAGATTTTCTGGGAATAAACGTGAAAACTACTGGAACTCAGTTTACATTCAAAAACCAGGGCTCTTTAACTGTGCGTTTGGTTTCGTTGTGGGTATCAAACTCAACAACTCATCAACGTTATGACATAGATGTTTTCTTAAATTCGGGCGCAACCAAAAATTATGTTAGTTTTGATGTTGAATTACCCCCAGAAAACTATGTTGTCAAGGTTATAACTGAACGAGGAAATTCAGCAATATTTTCTGAAAATTAAATTCTTATTTTATAAGACATAATCGCCTCAAAGCTTCTAGGGCTTTAGTTTGGTCTTTTGCCTCAATTAGTTCTATGTTGTAAAGTTTGGCTAAATTTTTGCCATTTTCACTCATTTGTGGAACAGCAACAAGGCAAGAATTGTCTGGTACAGTATCAAAGATTTTGGCGAACATAGAAATTACGGATTGTTCAGACACAACGTCGTCTGCAAATGCAAGATCCATTGCTGTAACGCAATTCTTGTTTTCGTCAGTAGCAGTAATATCAAACTTGTGTTTGGTCCCCGACTTTCCAGTTAAATAACCTGGGCT
This window harbors:
- a CDS encoding type II/IV secretion system ATPase subunit, which translates into the protein MKTDSKFTPRRKASVFREVYPINEPYVYAAIVTESNNQKLKYELIEPTLLKEEEELLKEIKTILIEEIDINLKEIETRKKAEDYLKSKIPEIIKDYRIKIVEGSIDKLAYYIIRDFLGYGKIDALMKDPLIEDISADGVGIPLYVWHRDYESLSTNVSFKDSLELNSFIVRLAYLSKKNISLATPILDASLPDGSRIQMTYGNEITRRGSTFTIRRFRLDPLTITDLIALGTISAEMGAYFWFAIENRASFLVAGGVASGKTTILNCFSMFIKPGLKLVSVEDTAELNLPHENWIPSVARTGFGHANEAAGDVTLFDLLKAAVRQRPDYLIVGEVRGQEAYTLFQAMATGHLGMGTIHGESATSVIHRLESEPMNIPRPLLTMINAIPVQLRTEVKGKPVRRTRSVTEIIGLDPKTKELLTHEVYRWDARFDRFVYSGHSYLLDEKMKQKGLNEKELQDELFHRKTVLDWMVNQGIRNYTDVVSVIQDYYADPIRVFRRARMEKS
- a CDS encoding type II secretion system F family protein produces the protein MPKIENHEKKIAWIVSGTLGVIVCAVAVLLLWDTPLFDEYLLLAVVITVFPASVLDYVDHRWKRSIDKHLPDLFRSIVQAQKSGMTLPQAVEDTSKRNYGAMSKELEKMVTQMSWGVSFEDALKSLGKRVDTALMRQTIPLIIESQNSGGQVEKIFEPLESFVQTTLTFDEERKTQTRPYLAIIYVAFFVFLFTIIILLKSFFVDIADFKLSQFEMMPANEAKRIFFHMSSIQAFFGGLVAGKMGEGTVGGGLKHSVILLVFGYLAFKLVV
- a CDS encoding type II secretion system F family protein gives rise to the protein MSAQKLRKWLKRAYLRINSAFRGKKSGDNSKVSKLSDGVHLGKSKPYVFAYQLIGEKVKKALPLFADLDSSLKKSGMKTNFKAYVSTVILVSLLVFTSIILVVPTVLFFVVKLSMFLSILFGVGLSLLGGALTTVIFYTYPSYRADSLKRDLEDDLAFTAGYMSILAGAGVPADSIWHSLAQVDNSLSVSNTAKNVVRDVELLGFDIISSLENTSTRTPSEKFKELIEGFISVVHSGGSLVKYLRNRSEQYMKLKQISLKRFSDNLAVLAEFYVTLMVAGSLIFVVMLSVMAMLGGGILGSLDSRLVLQLLTYIGLPIGSVVFLVIIDMVSPKR